The genomic interval GCGCCGCGCGAGACGACACGCTCGCCCTCCTTCACTCCCTCCAGCACCTGCACCCATCCTCCCGAGCGAACACCCGGGCGGAGGACGCGCTTGAAGAAGGACTCGCCGCCGTCCACGACGAAGACCGTGGGCCGGCCGTTGTCATCCACGATGGCGGATTCGGGGATGGCCACGTCATGCACCGTCTCTCCCGTGAAGAGCGTCACCTTGGCGAACATGCCGGGCTTGAGGAGCCCCTCGGGATTGGGCAGCTCGAAGAGCACGGGGACGGTGCGCGTGAGGGGGTCCACGACGCTGCCCACCGCGACACGGCGGCCCGACGTCTCGTCCACCGTGAACTCACGCTCGAGCCCCGCCACCGTGAAGGCCGCGCCCGGTGACCGCTCCACCCGGGAGGCATCCACCTCGTACACCTTCGCCTCGAGCCACAGCCGCGAAGGATTGATGACCGACACCAGCCGCTTGCCCACCTCCACCACGGCTCCGGGCATCACGTCCGCGAAGGACACCACTCCGTCCAAGGGAGAGCGCAGCTCGAAGGCCGCGGCGCCAAGCCCTCCTGTCCCGCTCTGCGTGCCCCGATAGAGCGCCAGCTGACGCTCCGCCGCGGAGGCGCGGGCCACCGCCACCTCTCGCGCCACCCGGGCCCCGTCGAGTTGTTTCTCCGGGATGGCCTTCGCCGCGAGCAGCTCCTCCGCCCGAGTCACCTCACGCTCGGCCAGCCCCAGCTCGGCGCGAGCACGGGAGACCTCCAGCTCCACGGTAGCCAGGTCCGTCGTCCCCGCCACGGAGACAGGCGACAACCGCACCAGGACCTGGCCCTTCTTCACCACCTGCCCCAGATGGGGAACCGGCCCCGAGACAGACACCTGCCCCGTCACCGGAGCAGCCAGCTCCACCGCCTGGCCCGCCACGGGCTTGAGCTCCCCGTTGGCGCGCACTCCGCCCTGGAGCACACGCGACCGCGCGGCCGCCGTGGCGTACCGCGTCTTCCACTGCTGCTCCTTGAGGAAGGGCACGGTGGACTCACCCGCCTCCTCGCGAGGAGCGGCGGCCACCGCGGCGGACACCGACGGAAACACCGTCACCGGGCCCACGTCCACGGTTCCTGAAACCTGCTCGCCCTCCAACCGCAGGATGAGCCGAGCCGCTCCAGACTTCGCGGGGCGGACCTCGGGCTTGAAGATGCCGTCCCGCAAGAGCCGCTCCGCCACGAAGCGCTCCTCGCCGCCATCCGCGTGGCGCAAGGTGGCCGTCACCTTCCCCTTCGTCACGGGCTTGAAGCCGTCCGCGTCGCGCGCATCCGTGAAGTGCGCCACCAGCGGTGAGGGCTGTCCCACCACCAGCGCCGGGTACTCCATGAACAGCTCCAGGCCGTCTTGATACGTGGTGATGGAGACGTCCGGCCGCGGCTTCTCGGCGACGGCCGGAGCGCCGCCTTCGTCATGGACCCGGGGGTCTTGCCCATCGTGACTGTGTCCGTGCTCCTTGCAGGAAGCGGCGAGTGCACACACGAGGGCCGCGATGAACAGGTGGAGACGACTCATGGCTGGGTGCCCCCAGGTGTGGCGCCATCCCAGGCGCCCGAGAGAAGAAGAAGGTCCGCTTCGGCTTCGGCGACGTCGAACGCCAGGTCCACCGCCGTCAGCCGCGCATCACGGGCTGTCCGCTCGGCGTCGACGAGCACGAGGAGGTCCACGCCGCCTCCCTGGTAGGCGGCCTCGGCGACACGGCGGAGCTCTTCCGCGCGGCGCAGCGCATCGTCACGCTGCTTCACTCGCCGCTCACGTCGCTCCACCACCACCTCACCCGCCAGCGTGAGCCGTGAGTGAGCGGCATGCAGCAGCGCGGCACGGCGAGCCTGGGCCAGCCGCTCACGTGCCTCCGCCTGGGCGATGAGCCCCTGTCGCCGCTCGAAGAAGGGCAGAGGGAGGGTGAGCCCGGCGACGTACCCGCTCGCCTCACCCGGCCGCCCGATGTCCAGCACCTGGGCGCCGCCATACACCGTCACGTCTGGAATCCATCCACGGCCCGCGGCGCGGTGCTCCGCGCCCGCACTGCGCGCCTCCAGCTCCAGCGCCCGGACATCCGCGCGGCGCGAGTCCAGCTCCGCGTGAAGCGACTCCACGGCAGGCAGCGAGCGCTCCGGAGCCAGAGCTCCCTCGAGCAGCGGCAGTGATTTCACCTCGGGCCCCAACAAGCGCAGGGCCTCGGCCTGGGCTCGCCGCTCGTCGAGGACGGCGCCACGGCGTGCGTCCTCGACCGCGGCGGCCTCGGTCTCGATTCGCAGCCGGTCATACCCCGCCGCCGCCCCCGCGCGCTCCCGGGCGGAGATGACGTCCGTCATGCGTCGCAACGCGGCCAACGACTCTTCGAGGATGGAGGTCCGCTGTCGCGCCGCGAGGACGGACGCGAAGGCGAGCGTCGCCTCATGTCGCAGCTCGCCTCGAGCCCGGGAGAGCTTTGCCTCCGCCGCCCTCGCACCGTCTCCAGCGGACGCGCGCTCCAGACCCAGCCGCCCGGAGAGCACCAGCGGGATGGAGAGGCTCACGATGTCCTGGCTCGCCCCATCCGCCAGGCCCGAGGTGACCTTCTCCCGCTGCCACGCCAGCGAGGGATTGGGCCATTGCCCGACCCCCACGGCCGTGGCTCGTCCCACCTCCGCCTCGGCCTCGGAGACACGCGCCTCCAGGCTCCCGTGGAGAACCTGCTCCACATAGCGCTCCTCCGTGAGCGAGGGCTGCGCCGAGGCGCCACGGGCGAGCAGCACCGCGAAGATACTACCGACGATAGTAGACAAGGACGCAAGACGGGTGGATGTGAGCAGGGACATGGCCAACACTCAGGAGATGAAGTGGAGGGCGGTCTCCACCGCGTGGTGGAGGAATCCCGCGTGGAGCAGCGCGAGGGTGAGCACTCCCGCCGCCACGCCCGCGCCCAGGAGGAGGGCACGCGAAGCGCGGGCCTGAAGAGGCTCGTCTCCGAGCAAGGCCCGCACCCGCGCTTCCAGGGCCAGCTGGCCAAACGCAGGCACGGCGGCGGCTTCGCGAGCCCCGCGCTGGAGGGCCGCCATCTTCACCAGGGCCTCCGCCATCACCGCTCCATCCCCGACGACGTGCACCGCCTCCGCGTCACACGCCTGCTCGGCCGCGAGCTGGTACCTCGCCAGGAACCGTCGCGCCAACGGAGGTGGCACGAAGAGCCCCGAGGCACAAAGCAGCAAGGACGCCAACGGGTCTTGCCGCCGCAGATGGGCTTCTTCATGCGCCAGCACGCCTTGGAGCTGCTCAGCCGTCAGGACCTCCTCGAGACTGCCCGACACGAGGACGCGCCGGCGGAGCACTCCCGCCGCATGGCACACCCTGGGCGCTCCT from Myxococcus stipitatus carries:
- a CDS encoding TolC family protein, translated to MSTIVGSIFAVLLARGASAQPSLTEERYVEQVLHGSLEARVSEAEAEVGRATAVGVGQWPNPSLAWQREKVTSGLADGASQDIVSLSIPLVLSGRLGLERASAGDGARAAEAKLSRARGELRHEATLAFASVLAARQRTSILEESLAALRRMTDVISARERAGAAAGYDRLRIETEAAAVEDARRGAVLDERRAQAEALRLLGPEVKSLPLLEGALAPERSLPAVESLHAELDSRRADVRALELEARSAGAEHRAAGRGWIPDVTVYGGAQVLDIGRPGEASGYVAGLTLPLPFFERRQGLIAQAEARERLAQARRAALLHAAHSRLTLAGEVVVERRERRVKQRDDALRRAEELRRVAEAAYQGGGVDLLVLVDAERTARDARLTAVDLAFDVAEAEADLLLLSGAWDGATPGGTQP
- a CDS encoding efflux RND transporter periplasmic adaptor subunit; the protein is MSRLHLFIAALVCALAASCKEHGHSHDGQDPRVHDEGGAPAVAEKPRPDVSITTYQDGLELFMEYPALVVGQPSPLVAHFTDARDADGFKPVTKGKVTATLRHADGGEERFVAERLLRDGIFKPEVRPAKSGAARLILRLEGEQVSGTVDVGPVTVFPSVSAAVAAAPREEAGESTVPFLKEQQWKTRYATAAARSRVLQGGVRANGELKPVAGQAVELAAPVTGQVSVSGPVPHLGQVVKKGQVLVRLSPVSVAGTTDLATVELEVSRARAELGLAEREVTRAEELLAAKAIPEKQLDGARVAREVAVARASAAERQLALYRGTQSGTGGLGAAAFELRSPLDGVVSFADVMPGAVVEVGKRLVSVINPSRLWLEAKVYEVDASRVERSPGAAFTVAGLEREFTVDETSGRRVAVGSVVDPLTRTVPVLFELPNPEGLLKPGMFAKVTLFTGETVHDVAIPESAIVDDNGRPTVFVVDGGESFFKRVLRPGVRSGGWVQVLEGVKEGERVVSRGAHELKLSTATGAIPEHGHQH
- a CDS encoding M56 family metallopeptidase; the encoded protein is MTAVLGFILECAAVAAVVGAVASLWVAAMVGAWTRHGAWPALRADGAFVLGILPAVVALAAVAATAAPALSAVVGWGQDHCGGHDHHLHLCFLHSSGGRPVLAVAGAAALAMFVFRAGGLVWRILHTRSRLAALEALGSPRTGPFPVVVVPGAPRVCHAAGVLRRRVLVSGSLEEVLTAEQLQGVLAHEEAHLRRQDPLASLLLCASGLFVPPPLARRFLARYQLAAEQACDAEAVHVVGDGAVMAEALVKMAALQRGAREAAAVPAFGQLALEARVRALLGDEPLQARASRALLLGAGVAAGVLTLALLHAGFLHHAVETALHFIS